In one window of Flavobacterium ginsengisoli DNA:
- a CDS encoding DoxX family protein, giving the protein MNANLLLRIAMAIILLTHSVSGMFNNGINDFGNLFLNQIGFAPYGVFLAWSIKLSHVVAAILLLVNKYIKLAGFVTIFVLIMGIVLVHFKEGWFVVGGGRNGVEYNFLLIIVLLAIMYPNGVKKNNL; this is encoded by the coding sequence ATGAATGCAAACTTACTCTTGAGAATCGCAATGGCGATTATTCTCCTCACCCATTCTGTTTCCGGAATGTTTAATAATGGCATTAATGATTTTGGAAATCTTTTTCTCAATCAAATTGGATTTGCTCCTTATGGTGTGTTTCTTGCTTGGAGCATTAAATTGTCGCATGTAGTTGCGGCAATTCTTTTATTGGTTAATAAATACATTAAACTTGCTGGTTTTGTAACCATTTTTGTCCTCATAATGGGAATTGTTTTAGTGCATTTTAAAGAAGGCTGGTTTGTTGTAGGCGGTGGAAGAAATGGTGTTGAATATAATTTTCTACTGATAATAGTATTATTGGCTATTATGTATCCTAATGGCGTCAAAAAAAATAA
- a CDS encoding anti-sigma factor, translating into MEAQEYIESGILELYVYGLLSEKENLEIAEMAKKNPEMDQEIISIEKAVIALSSSFSPFHSVENFEKIKARLELKHGKVVDMKPASNWSQYVGWAAAVLLLLGLGYQTLELTKTKEAISTVGNEKNKIQREYAFLDQQNKQTEKNLSIVRDIKNTGVTLGGQAVSPTSFAKVYWNKQTKTTYIDAAGLPAPPKGMVYQVWSLKLSPVLTPTSIGLLDNFEGNSQKIFAVNQTDSAEAFGITLEPAGGSPTPTMTQLYTLGKV; encoded by the coding sequence ATGGAAGCACAAGAATATATAGAATCAGGAATTTTAGAGCTGTATGTTTACGGTCTATTAAGTGAAAAAGAAAATCTCGAAATTGCCGAAATGGCAAAAAAGAACCCAGAAATGGATCAGGAAATTATCTCGATAGAAAAGGCTGTCATTGCGCTTTCTTCTAGCTTCTCTCCTTTCCACTCTGTAGAGAATTTCGAAAAAATTAAAGCTCGTCTGGAACTTAAACACGGAAAAGTAGTTGACATGAAACCAGCATCAAACTGGTCGCAATATGTAGGCTGGGCTGCGGCAGTGCTATTGCTTTTAGGGTTAGGATATCAGACTTTAGAATTGACAAAAACAAAAGAAGCGATTTCTACTGTTGGAAATGAAAAGAACAAAATTCAGCGCGAATATGCCTTTTTAGATCAACAGAATAAGCAAACCGAGAAAAACTTGAGTATTGTTAGAGATATTAAAAATACTGGTGTAACTCTTGGCGGTCAGGCTGTTTCGCCAACTTCTTTTGCAAAAGTATATTGGAATAAGCAGACTAAAACCACTTATATCGATGCGGCAGGTTTACCAGCTCCTCCAAAAGGAATGGTTTATCAGGTTTGGTCTTTAAAGTTAAGTCCTGTTCTTACACCAACAAGCATTGGTTTATTGGATAATTTTGAAGGAAATTCTCAGAAAATTTTCGCTGTAAATCAAACCGATTCTGCAGAAGCATTTGGAATTACTTTAGAGCCAGCTGGTGGAAGCCCAACTCCAACAATGACACAACTTTATACTTTAGGAAAAGTTTGA